In Thermococcus sp. 21S7, the genomic window GGAGGACGGTACTCCTTCTTCTCCCAGAGCCTTTCGTAGAGCGTTCCCTTCTGGATGTCCGTGATGTTTATCGAGAAGGTGTCAGTGTAGGGCGCGGCCCTGATTATGCTTTCCTTGGCGTCCTCTATGCCCTCGCGTTCGCTCAGGAAAATGGGCTTCAGCAGGAGGTAAGTCTTGACCTTTGCCCCGGCCTCGTGCGTTATCTCCGCGGCCTTAACAAAGTCCTCGAAGGTGTTGCCTTTGTTGATTGAAACATCGGCTATATCGTCGTTGGCCGTTTCAAGGCCTATGGCAACTTCGAAGTGCTTATCAGGAACTATCTCGGCCAGCTCCTTCACGGCATCGTAGCGAACCAGCTCACTCCGGCTTTCGATGACTATTTCCCTGACCTCATCCAGAGCGGCCAGAATCTCAAAGATTTTTCTCCTCGTCTCCGGTTTGAGCTCTCCGTTGTCCAGGAACGAGCCGGAGGTGAACATTCGCACCGCGAAGGGTCCTTTCTTGCCCTCAATTTTCTTAAGGGCCTCTCTCACGTAGTCTACTATAGCTTCCTGGCTCCACCTGACCTTCGGCGCGGCGGTGGGGTATGCGCACATGTAACAGGCCTGGTTGATCCTGAAGCGGTAGCAGCCTATCGTGGGCAGGATTATGAAAAGTGCCGTTCCGGGCTTTCCAGCGACGTTGTCCTCACTCGTCCAGTATGTCATTCTCTCACCTGAACCCGGCTGGGAGTTAGGGTTTTTAAAGGTGAGGGAAGGTTTAAATCTTCTTGGGCGGAGTACAAGTTGGTGGGATTATGGAAGATGTTACTGAAGTTCACATCGTGATTAGGACTTCCCAGAAAAATGCCGAAAGACTCAAGATTGAGCTGGCAATGCTTCAAGGCAGACTAAACGTTGAGGAGGCACTTAAACGCGCTAAGGGAGTCATGAAGGGAGCAAAGCCGTGGCAGGAGTTGGAGGCAGAGATGTATGATGAGCTTGTTCCTTGACAGCAACGTGTTTATTGAGCACTTCCGGGGAAATCCCAGGGCGAACCAGCTGGTCGAGACGCTGTTCCCAGGGAGTTATTCCCTGTTTATAAATGATGTCGTTTACAATGAGGTTCTTTTTATGTACCTTAAACACAGAACCGGCAAGGGATACTGGGGCTTGAAAAAGCATCCAGAACTTGTTAAAAGGGTAGGTAACGAGTTTGTGGATTCCATACTGCCCCTCCTTGCGTTTCCAAAGTTTCTGGACACGACAAATGAGATAATCGTGGAGACACTCACGTTCGTGACCACTTACGGCCTTCTCCCAAGTGGCGCCCTAATCCTTGCAACCGCGAAATACTACGGTCTTGATGGCATCGTCAGCCTTGACTCCGACCTCCTCCGCGCTGCACCCAAGGAGGGACTGCTCGCCATTTCGAAGGTGGAAGACTTGGAGGGGAAGGAATGAGGATTCTAATCACGAACGACGATGGAATTTATTCAAAGGGCATCCGTGCCGCCGTTGAGGCCGTCCAAGACCTCGGCGAGGTGTATGTGGTTGCCCCGCTCTTCCAGAGGAGTGCCAGCGGCCGCGCTATGACCCTTCACAGGCCCCTTAGGGCAAAGCTCGTTGACGTCCCCGGCGCAAAGATTGCCTACGGTCTCGATGGAATGCCCGTGGACTGTGTAATCTTCGCCCTCGCACGCTTCACCGATTTTGACCTCGCTATAAGCGGAATAAACCTCGGTGAGAACCTCAGCACAGAGATAACCGTTTCCGGAACTGCATCTGCCGCCATTGAGACCGCCACGCACGGCATTCCCAGCATAGCCGTGAGTCTCGAAGTCGACTGGAGAAAGACCCTCAGCGAGGGGGAGGGAATAGACTTCTCCGTTGCGTCGCATTTCCTGAGGAGGATAGCCAAGGCGGTCCTTGAAAGGGGCTTTCCCAAAGGCGTTGACATGCTCAACGTGAACGTGCCGAGCGATGCGACGCCTGAGACTGAGATAGTGGTAACGAGACTCGCCAGGAGGAGATACCGCCCGACCATAGAGGAGCGCATCGACCCGAGGGGACATCCATACTACTGGATAGTCGGAAGGAAGTGTGAGAAGTTCGAGCCCGGAACGGACGCCTACGCCCTGAAGGTGGAGAAAAAGATCAGCGTGACCCCGATAAACATAGATATGACCGCACGGGTGGACTTTGAGAGCCTTCACACCCTTTTTAGTTCCTCTCTCTGATGTGCGGCTGTATTCACTATGTTAAGTTTAAAAGGAAGTAATGAGTCGTTTATAAAATTTGTGTCCACACAAAATTTATAAGAATTCCGGATAATATGTCCAATGGTGACCCCCTTGAAGAAGTGGATGGCTGGGGTATTTGCGGCCGTTTTTGCAGTTTTGGTTTTGAGCAGCCTCACTGGGGCTTTGAGCATAATCCAGCCGAAGGGCAACGCTGGCTCCATGATGCCGGCTGAAGCCATGCTTGTTGCCCAGAGACACCTGCAGTGGGCATCTTCAAACCTGCCAGGATTTGAAGACTGGAAGAACGCAAAGCTCTCCCAGCCTGTAGTGTACTACTTCCCCAACGGGACAAAGAGTGCCTATGAGTTGAAGGTAAGCCCGATGGTTTTGTACTGGCTGCAACGCAGAGGCACGTCTCCCCTACTCTTGAGTTTGGGAAAGGGGAGACGCCGGGCGGGAGGCTGATTGTTTCAGCTGGATAGTGGCAATCTTCGTGTCTTGCCCCCGCATTTTCTCGGGGAAAAGGGGTGGATGTTGATATTTGGGTCTCTTTCGTTAAGTCTCTTTGCGGTTTATCTTGCGGTGAAATGGCTGAGATGATAACGACCTCGCTGCACTGTGCATACCATGACAAAAACGAAATCTGCCTTGTGTCGGATAACTAAATGTTTAACATTCATATTTGCGTAAAAGTTATAACTGACAAGAATAATATATCAATGGTGACCCCCTTGAAGAAGTGGGAAACCGGAGCGTTTGTAGTTTTTTTCGCGGTTTTGATATTGAGTAGTTTCGCAGGAGCTTTAAGTTTGGTTCCCCCGAAGGGCCACGACGGTCCCGTGACGCCAACTGAAGCCATGTCTGTCGCTCAGAGACACCTGCAGTGGGCATCATCAAATATTCCTGGATTCGAGGATTGGAAGAGGGCAAAGCTTTCCCAGCCCGTGGTGTACTACTTCCCTAACGGAACCAAGAGCGCCTACGAGTTTACGGTGCTTGTGAATGGAAAGCCCAACGGATTCATACTTGTGGCGGCTCAGAGATACATGCCTCCGGTTCTTGAGTTCAGCAAAGGCGAGGCACCAAGCGAGAGGCTGGGAAGAATAGGCATGGCTAGATTCAGAGGATTCTCAGTAGAGAAACACAGACTGCTTTATTACGGTGCATTGAGCTATAGCATAGAGCTGGATAATGGAAAGGCCATGAACATTTACGGAAAGGTTTCTTCAGTCCCCAAAACTGTCAAACTCTCATTCTCTCCAGAGCATATGGCAGACATATGGAGAGCCCTTGAGACTTCTTCGGCAGGCGAACCTACGATCGGGATTCTCTCATCAGGAGACATTTATACCAAGATCATACCCAACGTTCCAGTATGGACAGAGGATTCATACTTTGGAGACCCTGGAAATGGATATATTAGCTATCCAAACAATGTCGGGCCAAGCGCTGACCCCTGGGACGCATGGGACGGGTGCACTCCCATTGCCGCGGCCCAGATTATAGCGTATTATGAGCATCCGGAAATCTATGAAAACGGTTATTACACTCAGGAATACAAGGAGTACATGACGTCTTTGGTTGATATCCTTCACCATACCATGGGAACGTTTGATAAGGAGAATGATCCCGGACAGACGTACGTGTGTGGTTGGCCTGGTTCCGACGCATGCGACGGCATTGAAGCCTTTGCAGACGAATATCAGAAACTAAAAGAGAAAGGAATAGTTTCATGGTCTCTCGTCCACAGCTACGATGCACAGCCTACTTGTACATTGGGATTGTGCTGGGTACATGGCTACATAAATACAGGTGATGTAATTAGTGAAGTTGACAACAACCGTCCTATCCTCCTTCAACTTCACAATGGCGGAAGCGCGGTGGGCAGACAACAATCATATAATAACCATAGTGTTGTCATAGTTGGATACGTTGGGAACAGCCGCACCATAGACTATCTGGTGATTCATGATGGATGGGACATGTACGAGCATTATCTGGCGTGGGGGAACTGGGAGTCTGGAACGCACCTCGTGAAGATAGTCCCCAAGAGGAGGTGAGTTTGTGAACCGTAGGGAATTCATTCTCTATGCTCTTTCCATTATTTTTGCAACAGTTTGGGAGCTTGTACTCGCCTATAACGGTCGAGCTATCATTGAATATTATGTTGATTGGGTAGTTGTATCGGAGAGTCCTCCCATTTCTTGGAGCAAATACTCTCCTTCGCTGGAGTTTGTTCTTCTCGTTTTACTCCCTGCGCTTGTCCTATTCGGCTTGTACCTTTGGTTCAGGGAGTCTGCCCTAAAGAAGTCAGCACTCTCAATAAGCTTGCCTATTCTGTCAGTGATTATTGCGTGTTTTAAAACTACGGGACCGGGTGTTTTATTGGTTCTGATTGTTGTCTCGGCTGTGGTTGGTGGGGTAGTTGGGAAAGACAAGTGGGAAAAAGCAATACTTGGCATTGCAGGCTTCCTATCAGGGTTTATGGTGGCGATGATAATAATGGGCGGACTCTCCGCCCGGTGATGTTGAGTGGGGGTGTTTTTATGAATCGTAGGGAATTCATTCTACATGTTCTTTCTATTATTTTTGCAACAGTTTGGGAGCTTGTACTTGCCTATAATAGTCGGGCCATCAGTGAGTATTATGTTGAGAAAGGCACAATTTTTTTTGAGAACTGGACGGGTGGGACAGGGGGACCCTGTGTTTCTTGGAGCAAATACTCCCCCTCCTTGGAGTTTGTTCTTTTAGTCCTTCTCCCTACACTCGTCCTTCTCATCTTATACCTCTGGTTTAAGGAGCCCACCCTAAAGAAATCAGCACTTTCAATAGGGTTGCCTGTTTTGTCAGTGATTGTTATCTATTTTAAAACTACAGGACCGGGTGTTTTATTGGCTCTGATTGTAGTGTCGGCTGTGGTCGGTGGGGTAGTTGGGAAAGACAAGTGGGAAAAAGTGCTACTCAGTATTGCGGGCTTTCTACCAGGCCTTATAATAGGAATGATAATAGCGGCTGAACTCACAGCTGTATGGTGTTAATAAGTGGTGAGTGAACCCATGAAGCTCCGCTCGCTCCTCTATCTTTTCCTCTTCCCTGCATGGGAGTTCCTGCTCATGATTTTACTCCCTTCGGAATACTACGTTGGGGCTTCTTGCCTTCAGACTCATCCCTATCCAATCTGCGGCTTTCACTTTAGCCCATCGGCAACTTTTGTCCTCCTCGTGACGGCACCGTTCTTAATCTCAATTATCCTTGGCCTCTGGAAGGAATGGAGTGAACTCGTAGCATTTGGGATCCCTTCGCTCGCTGTTGTCTTGGTAACGCTTCTTCTCCTGTACCTCTTCGAAAAGTCATGGATTTCTTTTTTCGTGCCTGTAATAGTCTCGGTGGTTCTGTATAGCCTCCCATGTATAAGACTGGACGGCCCTATAAAAAGAGCGGAAAGGCTGGTATGGATAGCCACGTCACTCATAGTCTCGTTTATCCTCTGCATTATGGTGTGGAGTGGCATATCAATAATGGTATGAAAAATTTTATAACAAAGGATGTCGTATTTACTGCAGATGGAGGGGGCTTAATGAGGAAATCCCACATTGTCTTCCTGTTGTTGGTTGTCACATTGGCATTGATTGCCGCGAAAGTCTCTCAACATCCAGAAAAAAGTCAGTGTTTCTCGACGGTGCCGGTGAACGTCAGCGATGTTAAGCCACCAATCGTCAGCGGGCCGGGCTTTCCTCCCCAAGCAGGATTCCAGGGTATAACACTCGACGAGGTTGTAAACGGAAGTCCGAGGCACGTGCTCGTCGGGTTTTTTGGCTTTGAAAACGTGTCATGGTCCCTTGAAAAGCCATCCTGCTATTTTAAATCCCTGGAAGGCGTTTCCGAGAACTGGACTGGTATCGTCCTACCGGGGGCCTTTCTCTCAAACGTAACCCTCTCGGAAAGAGTTTATCTGGCCGTTTATGTGTATCCTTTGGAGGGAACAGCAATAGTATCTGAGGTGGACTACGGAGAAACGCCAGAGAAGTCAAAGATAACCGAAGCATTTCGGCTCAAGTACACGGAGCATCCCAACGAGATTGTGGAAGCCTACGTCTCTAAGCTTGAGCACTCGGGCTATACTGCAATCAGGGAGCTTTCCGGCGGTCTTTTCAAGGGTTGGGTGCTCAGGAAGGGAAATAATTACCTGCTCGTGCTTAAGGTTAGGGACAAGGGCAACCTGTACCTGCTCCTTGCCAGTGGTAATGAGAGGGACATCAAAAAACTCACCGACGTCCTTCCTTTGAGTGGGAGTGGTGAGTCTCAGTGAGATTTCCAAAACATTTTCCCCACTTTCTCACTCTCACCTCGGCAACGGCATGGGAGCTCCTTCTCCTCTACAACATGACTTGGCTAAGGAGCTACTACATCGAAAGCGGGAGGGTTTACGTTCGGGACGGAATTCCCGCCTGCTGGTTCAGGTATTCGCCCTCTCTCCCCTTCGTCCTCCTCGTTCTCCTTCCGGCGATTGTTCTCCCTGCCCTTTACGTTCGCTTCAAAGAACCCCTCCTGAGGAAATCGGGCCTCGCTATTGGATTACCCGTCCTGTCAGTGGTTCTCGTCTCCCTCCGAAATCCCAAGGGTTCCTTCTCGGTCCTGCTCGCCATTTCGGTCGGCGTTGGTGTCATACTGGGAGAGGGCAGAGAAGAAAAGGCATTGCTCTTCCTCGAAGGCTTTTTGCCGGGATTTATCGTGTTTATGATAATACTCGGCGGGCTCGCGGTCAGTTGCTGATGGAAGAGAGGGGATTTTAAAAATGCTGGAATGAGAACGGGCTATATGTAGTGGCTCGCATGGGACTCGCGGTTAGCCTGTAAGAAAAGGGGAAAGACTCAATCCTCCCCGAAAATCCTGTCCACGAACCACTTCTCGTCGAACGGCTTTAAATCGTCGTAGCCCTGGCCGACGCCAACGAAGAGTATCGGCGCGCCGATGGCGTGGCTTATGCTCAGAGCGGCACCGCCCCTCGCATCTGCGTCCAGCTTGGTGAGGATTACGCCGTCGATCTTCACCGCCTCGTTGAACTGCTTCGCCTGCTCGACGACGGAGTTGCCGGCTAAACTGTCGCCAACGAATATCACCAGGTCAGGCTTGGTTACGCGCGCTATCTTCTTCATCTCGTCCATAAGGTTTCTGTTCAGCTCGTTCCTTCCTGCGGTGTCTATGAGGACGACGTCCAGTCCCCTGGCCTTTGCGTGCTGGATCGCGTCGTAGGCGACGGCGGCGGGGTCGGCACCGTAGGAGTGCTTGATGACCTTAACCCCGACGCGCTTTGCGTGCTCCTCGACCTGCTCTATCGCCCCTGCACGGAAGGTATCGCTGGCGGCTATGACAACGCTTAAACCGTTCTTCTTGAGCCAGTGGGCGAGCTTGGCTATAGTCGTTGTTTTCCCGGAGCCGTTGAAGCCCACAAAGGCTATAACGAAGGGCTTCTCCTCCTTAGACCTTATCAGCTCAAGAAGGTCTATCTTTTTCTCCGGTGTCAGGACCTCAAGAACGGCCTCCCTAACGGCCTTCTCGACCAGAGCTTTCTTGTTGGTGCCTATCTTTACTTTCTGACCGACGAGCTTTTTCTTTATCCTCTCTCTGAGCTCCTCGACGGTTTCGAGGGCAACGTCCGCCTCAAGAAGCTCTATCTCCAGGTCCCAGAGTGCATTTTCCACGTCCTTCTCGCTTATTTCAGTCTGCGAGACCCTGTCCACGAATGAGCTTAACTTCTCCTTGAGTTTTCCCAGCATCTTTACCACCCCATGAGCGAGCGACTTATGCCTATATAATTATTATGAAGTGCCCTCGGCGATAGCTGGTGTCATCACACCTCAGACCCGAAACCGCTCGTCATCGGGCGGGTTTAACTCTGCTCTCCCTCTTATAAACTCAGTACCTCCTGACGTAGGTCCTGCTCTCCACCACCTTCCCGTTCTCAAGGCGCATGACGTCCAGTCTTTCAAAGCCGACGGTTTCCCTCTTGTACGCGATTAGATAATCGATGGATTCCCGTATCCCATAGCGGGTTATGGAGTCCTTCACGTACTTGTGCTCGTAGAGCAGAACGAGCTTGTCCCTGTGCTCCCCCAGCCACTCCGTCAGCTTTTCCCTCTCCGCCCTGGAGCGTGAGAGCGGGTTGACTATGAGGTACACGTCGAAGTCGTCGCTCTCGAAGGGGGAGCCTATGTAGACGTCACCGTCGACCTGGAACGGCAGATACTCAGCAAGTATGCGCCTCCCTGCCTTCCCCCATGCGTTCAGGTATATTCTCGCAAGTCTCTTCCCGTCTCCTGTAATTAAAACCGCTCCCGAATTTAATTCGGCTATTTTCTTCAGCATGGTCATCACAAAAAACTTTTACTCTGAGGTTAAAATTCTTTCTCAAATTTTCGGCTTCCTGAGGACCATAAAGTATATATTGCGCTTTACGGGTATACCTTTGAAAACTCGCGGGGTGTTAGCATGAAGAAGCTGTTTAGCTTGTTTTTAATTGGCATCTTGGCTCTCGGTGTAGTGGCCAGCGGCTGCATAAGCGGCGGGGAAGAAAAAACCGGAATAAACATCCTCTACACGTACACCGGTTCATTCGGTGACCCTGCTAAAGGGAAGCAGGCGGCACAGGCTCAGCTCCAGCAGGGCGCTTGGGTCATCTACCAGGTCGCGGGTGGCACTGGTCTTG contains:
- a CDS encoding archaeosine biosynthesis radical SAM protein RaSEA translates to MTYWTSEDNVAGKPGTALFIILPTIGCYRFRINQACYMCAYPTAAPKVRWSQEAIVDYVREALKKIEGKKGPFAVRMFTSGSFLDNGELKPETRRKIFEILAALDEVREIVIESRSELVRYDAVKELAEIVPDKHFEVAIGLETANDDIADVSINKGNTFEDFVKAAEITHEAGAKVKTYLLLKPIFLSEREGIEDAKESIIRAAPYTDTFSINITDIQKGTLYERLWEKKEYRPPWLWSAVEVLVWAKKRFPDKRILSDPVGAGSKRGPHNCLTDYDRTIGRAIKKFSATQDLSHIENLKPECRERWEYIAENGLLDWQLVTW
- a CDS encoding type II toxin-antitoxin system VapC family toxin, with the translated sequence MSLFLDSNVFIEHFRGNPRANQLVETLFPGSYSLFINDVVYNEVLFMYLKHRTGKGYWGLKKHPELVKRVGNEFVDSILPLLAFPKFLDTTNEIIVETLTFVTTYGLLPSGALILATAKYYGLDGIVSLDSDLLRAAPKEGLLAISKVEDLEGKE
- the surE gene encoding 5'/3'-nucleotidase SurE, producing the protein MRILITNDDGIYSKGIRAAVEAVQDLGEVYVVAPLFQRSASGRAMTLHRPLRAKLVDVPGAKIAYGLDGMPVDCVIFALARFTDFDLAISGINLGENLSTEITVSGTASAAIETATHGIPSIAVSLEVDWRKTLSEGEGIDFSVASHFLRRIAKAVLERGFPKGVDMLNVNVPSDATPETEIVVTRLARRRYRPTIEERIDPRGHPYYWIVGRKCEKFEPGTDAYALKVEKKISVTPINIDMTARVDFESLHTLFSSSL
- the ftsY gene encoding signal recognition particle-docking protein FtsY, with the protein product MLGKLKEKLSSFVDRVSQTEISEKDVENALWDLEIELLEADVALETVEELRERIKKKLVGQKVKIGTNKKALVEKAVREAVLEVLTPEKKIDLLELIRSKEEKPFVIAFVGFNGSGKTTTIAKLAHWLKKNGLSVVIAASDTFRAGAIEQVEEHAKRVGVKVIKHSYGADPAAVAYDAIQHAKARGLDVVLIDTAGRNELNRNLMDEMKKIARVTKPDLVIFVGDSLAGNSVVEQAKQFNEAVKIDGVILTKLDADARGGAALSISHAIGAPILFVGVGQGYDDLKPFDEKWFVDRIFGED